The Halobellus sp. MBLA0158 genome has a window encoding:
- a CDS encoding helix-turn-helix transcriptional regulator, translating into MTAREDIAFLAGSELRVEALFALRSETATPTELAERCSCARETAQRTISAFVDRGWAEKVSTAEGYRLTRAGGLVASGYEDFERCVAVSKEYREFLVHLSGVDPDLSCRELDALTLTRATTQNPHAPINRFRDVVGDEPVEEFFGITPIVSRMFNEAAARVIGPDTRIDLVIDESVLTASASEFPEALERAERLDQFTLYVSPETLEFGLMLVDGHAYLGAYDDGTLVASVDGRTDAFREWAADTFERIREQSKARL; encoded by the coding sequence ATGACCGCGCGGGAGGATATCGCGTTCCTGGCCGGCTCGGAACTCCGCGTGGAGGCGCTGTTCGCGCTCCGCTCGGAGACAGCCACGCCGACGGAGTTGGCCGAGCGCTGCTCGTGCGCACGCGAGACTGCCCAACGGACCATCTCGGCGTTCGTCGACCGCGGGTGGGCCGAGAAGGTCTCGACGGCCGAGGGCTATCGCCTGACGCGCGCCGGCGGACTCGTCGCGAGCGGCTACGAGGACTTCGAGAGGTGCGTTGCGGTCTCGAAGGAGTACCGCGAGTTCCTGGTCCACCTCAGCGGCGTCGACCCGGACCTGAGCTGCCGTGAGCTCGACGCGCTCACCCTCACGCGGGCGACCACCCAGAACCCCCACGCGCCGATCAATCGGTTCCGAGACGTCGTCGGCGACGAGCCGGTCGAGGAGTTTTTCGGGATCACGCCGATCGTGAGCCGGATGTTCAACGAGGCCGCGGCGCGGGTCATCGGCCCCGACACCCGGATCGACCTTGTGATCGACGAGAGCGTCCTCACCGCCTCCGCCTCGGAGTTTCCCGAGGCGCTCGAACGCGCCGAACGGCTCGATCAGTTCACGCTCTACGTCTCGCCTGAGACGCTGGAGTTCGGGCTGATGCTCGTCGACGGTCACGCCTACCTCGGCGCCTACGACGACGGGACCCTCGTCGCGAGCGTCGACGGTCGGACCGACGCCTTCCGAGAGTGGGCGGCCGACACCTTCGAGCGGATCCGCGAGCAGTCAAAGGCGAGATTGTAG
- a CDS encoding TATA-box-binding protein, translating into MSSPADSIEIQNVVASTGIGQELDLEALAEDLPGADFNPDNFPGLVYRTQEPKAAALIFRSGKIVCTGAKSIDDVHEALGIIFEKLRGLQIPVDEDPEITVQNIVSSADLGHNLNLNALAIGLGLEDVEYEPEQFPGLVYRMDEPEVVILLFGSGKIVITGGKRTDDAETAVEEIVKRIDDLGLLG; encoded by the coding sequence ATGAGTTCGCCGGCAGATTCAATCGAGATTCAGAACGTTGTCGCATCGACCGGAATCGGCCAGGAGCTCGACCTCGAAGCGCTCGCGGAGGACCTCCCCGGAGCCGACTTCAATCCGGACAACTTCCCCGGGCTCGTCTACCGGACCCAAGAGCCGAAGGCCGCCGCGCTCATCTTCCGCTCGGGCAAGATCGTCTGCACGGGCGCAAAGAGCATCGACGACGTCCACGAGGCCCTCGGCATCATCTTCGAGAAGCTCCGCGGACTGCAGATCCCCGTCGACGAGGACCCCGAGATCACGGTCCAGAACATCGTCTCCAGCGCGGACCTCGGCCACAACCTCAACCTCAACGCGCTCGCGATCGGGCTCGGTCTCGAAGACGTCGAGTACGAGCCCGAGCAGTTCCCCGGGCTCGTCTACCGGATGGACGAACCCGAGGTCGTCATCCTCCTGTTCGGATCCGGTAAGATCGTCATCACGGGCGGCAAGCGGACCGACGACGCCGAGACCGCGGTCGAAGAGATCGTAAAGCGGATCGACGACCTGGGCCTGCTCGGATAG